A genomic stretch from Apis cerana isolate GH-2021 linkage group LG9, AcerK_1.0, whole genome shotgun sequence includes:
- the LOC107992396 gene encoding PHD finger protein 14 isoform X3: protein MTSIFERDPKKRRVKPVGSAQSLLDFDLGESSDDSDFRIEDHCESDDDSVDSNDIGKEEEDVSEQSDDSLEDPLLTKKENPNLTVGDVIEQARQQALKGNSLEDKLNKMLICCGCLGDRSDDVNEIVECDGCGVSVHEGCYGVSDVESFSSTDSLCQSAPWFCEACSAGIEDPSCELCPNKGGIFKETDVGKWVHLVCALYVPGVAFGEVDRLSSVTLFEMAYSKWGAKQCSLCEDACFARTGVCIECDAGMCHTYFHVTCAQREGLLSEAHSEEVDQADPFYAHCKLHSDKTLVRRRRRNWLALQLRAQYRQQLLKQPNHLDTEEQRRIQRKLAKHRHKYLAHKASRPPPWVPTQKMPRLLTTSASACRQLARKAELMGVDTAALEAQEAQLVALVDIRKKWHIPPAFSVEFIGYYLDRNLRVTSMKRRLQELLDINSQLLNEQQRLDRRYDEVMKDNEEQIRVNVTLKEKIEMYHQVLKSGGYVKSLPQITDLAKPRIAPTLGTGLGVPTAAALKMGVGFPLPVGKGTEGIREGRVLSSQAQDQNHKGELTLRHQCGICRRSTNQHLLAKCDTCHLHYHLSCLSPPLSRMPKKTKLMGWQCSECDKESSGSEVERIDTSAPRKLRHCKDDSNLTSTPTPPQEIQVPTTPTTPSTSKNSSTNLNNITNASTPDTPTTPKVTIKPVGPQPLSSTPIQSNESVYNQQPINNMTITREGSPEYMVASADGTESVSQRSAKKRRREKHKRYTPDPITGIKQRKRKHKRKSLDVENPEGQSQPEIHRRITIKIKPIPRPEGDVASESSPQMFVATSTSTEITSPPPLPKLPPPPVPSLTSNTTSVTSNASTNNTSRTSTGNGKRGKDTDLLTQCNVCDMPGTSQNLVMCDECKKCYHFTCLDPPVKKSPKRRGYSWHCADCDPSASESET, encoded by the exons atgacTAGCATTT TTGAAAGAGAtccaaaaaaaaggagagtTAAGCCTGTAGGATCAGCACAATCTTTACTTGATTTTGATTTAGGTGAAAGCTCTGATGACAGTGATTTTAGAATTGAGGATCACTGTGAATCTGATGATGATTCAGTGGATTCTAATGATATAGGAAaag aggaagaagatgtGTCTGAGCAATCTGATGATTCTTTGGAAGATCCATTATtgactaaaaaagaaaatcctaaTTTAACTGTAGGAGATGTAATTGAACAAGCTAGACAACAAGCATTAAAAGGAAATTCActtgaagataaattaaataaaatgttaatttgttGTGGTTGCTTAGGAGATAGAAGCGATGATGTTAATGAAATTGTTGAATGTGATGGATGTGGTGTTAGTGTACATGaag GATGTTATGGTGTATCTGATGTAGAAAGCTTTTCAAGTACTGATTCTTTATGTCAGTCAGCACCATGGTTTTGTGAAGCTTGCAGTGCAGGTATTGAAGATCCTTCTTGTGAACTTTGTCCTAATAAAGgtggaatttttaaagagaCTGATGTAGGCAAATGGGTACATTTAGTATGTGCACTTTATGTACCTGGAGTTGCTTTTGGAGAa gTTGATCGCTTATCAAGTGTAACACTTTTTGAAATGGCATATAGTAAGTGGGGAGCAAAACAGTGTTCTTTATGCGAAGATGCATGCTTTGCTCGTACTGGTGTATGCATAGAATGTGATGCAGGAATGTGTCATACATATTTCCATGTTACTTG TGCACAAAGAGAAGGTTTATTATCTGAAGCTCATAGTGAAGAAGTTGATCAAGCTGATCCATTTTATGCACATTGTAAACTTCATTCCGATAAAACACTTGTTCGTAGACGTAGACGTAATTGGTTAGCTTTACAATTACGAGCTCAATACCgacaacaattattaaaacaaccTAATCATTTAGATACTGAAGAACAGCGTAGAATCCAAAGAAAATTAGCAAAACATAGGCATAAATATTTAGCTCATAAAGCTTCCAGGCCACCACCATGGg TACCAACGCAAAAAATGCCTCGATTATTAACTACTTCAGCTTCTGCTTGTCGGCAACTAGCAAGAAAAGCTGAACTCATGGGTGTTGATACTGCTGCATTAGAAGCTCAAGAAGCACAACTTGTAGCTTTAGTTGATATTAGGAAAAAGTGGCATATTCCTCCTGCTTTTAGCGTAGAATTCATTGGTTATTATTTGGATCGCAATTTACGAGTCACATCTATGAAAAGACGATTACAAGAACTTCTTGATATTAATTCTCAATTACTTAATGAACAACAAAGATTAGATAGAAGATATGATGAAGTAATGAAAGATAATGAAGAACAGATTCGAGTTAATGTAacactaaaagaaaaaatagaaatgtatcACCAAGTGCTTAAGAGTGGTGGTTATGTAAAATCATTACCACAAATAACTGATTTAGCAAAACCAAGAATAGCACCAACTCTAG gtACAGGTTTAGGTGTCCCTACTGCAGCAGCTTTGAAAATGGGTGTTGGTTTTCCTTTACCAGTTGGTAAAGGAACAGAAGGAATACGTGAAGGTAGAGTTTTAAGCAGTCAAGCACAAGATCAAAATCATAAAGGAGAATTAACATTAAGGCATCAATGTGGAATATGTAGAAGATCTACAAATCAACATTTACTTGCAAAATGTGATACCTGTCATCttcattatcatttatctTGTCTTAGTCCACCTTTATCACGTATGCCTAAGAAAACAAAACTTATGGGAtg gcAATGTTCTGAATGTGATAAAGAATCTTCTGGATCAGAAGTTGAACGTATAGATACTTCAGCTCCACGTAAATTAAGGCATTGTAAAGACGATTCAAATCTAACATCGACACCAACACCACCACAAGAAATACAAGTACCTACAACGCCAACAACACCTAGTACATCAAAGAATTCTTCTACTAATCTTAATAACATAACAAATGCTTCTACACCTGATACACCTACAACaccaaaa GTAACTATAAAACCAGTTGGACCACAACCTCTGTCTTCAACTCCTATTCAATCAAATGAATCAGTGTACAATCAGCAacctattaataatatgacaatAACCAGAGAAGGTTCACCTGAATATATGGTAGCTTCAGCAGATGGTACAGAATCTGTTTCTCAAAGAAGCgctaaaaagagaagaag agaaaaacaCAAAAGATATACTCCTGATCCAATTACGGGTATAAAGCAAAGAAAACGCAAACATAAGAGAAAAAGTCTTGATGTAGAAAATCCTGAAGGACAATCTCAACCAGAAATTCATAGGAGAATTACAATAAAA ataaaaccAATTCCAAGGCCAGAGGGAGATGTAGCATCAGAATCAAGTCCACAAATGTTTGTTGCTACATCTACTAGTACAGAAATTACATCACCACCGCCACTTCCTAAACTACCACCTCCACCTGTTCCATCTTTGACTTCAAATACTACATCTGTAACATCAAATGCATCTACTAATAATACAAGTAGAACATCTACAGGAAacggaaaaagaggaaaagatacAGACCTTTTAACACAATGCAATGTCTGTGATATGCCTGGCACCAGTCAAAATCTCGTTAT gtGTGATGAATGTAAAAAATGCTACCATTTCACCTGTCTTGATCCACCAGTTAAAAAATCACCTAAAAGAAGAGGCTATTCATGGCATTGTGCTGACTGCGATCCTAGT gCCTCTGAATCTGAGACTTAA